GATAATGGAATCTGTTTCTGGAAGACTGCCGACTCGTTCCGGCATCTGCTTCATCATATTCTTTAGCATTTCCTGACACTCTTGAGTATCAAAGAAACCGGGGTAACCTACCCGGTTAAACACTATAAATGATTGCTCTATTTTATTGACTTTATTAAGTGTGGGTAATAACTGCACCACCCCCTCTAAAGAGCCATACTCTGGAGTAACTGTTATCAATACCGTATCCATAAATGGTAGAAGTTTTTCCGCTAGAAAAAAGTTCTTTGGTAAATCTATAAACAACATCTCAAATTGTCTTTGAAGCAATTCAATCACTTTAAGTATTTTATTCAAATCAAGCTCATGATAATTATCTGCCACCATAACTCCCGGTACTATGTACAGATTTTCCAAATCGGGGTGTGGTATAGCACATGTGTCTATGCTATATCCCATGCTATCATCCCAAGTGCTTATAGATGGCCATAATATATCTGGGTTTTCTAACACTTCTAAATACCTTATACCATAAGCCGTTGGCACCTTTGGAAATTCAGCAAGATCAAGAATAGCAACTGGTCTTTTGTTGGGTACATTAATAGCTGCAGCTGCGGCCAATGAAGTTAGTAGTGTAGTATTCCCCTTTCCGCCCCCGGGAGAGATAGCGGTAACTATGTTGTTTCGCACAAACCGGGTTTTGGTAGTGGTCTTTAGTTGTATGATTGGCTGGTCGTCATTTTGGGTTTTTTCTATCTCTACATCTTTCCCTTCTAATATAGCTTGTACTGCCTCAACCGGTATTCTTAAAGCATCGGCAATGCCTTGGGCATTGCAATACTCTGACATTTCTTTAATTTGCTGTTTTAGTCGTTCGGCTTCGTTCAAAAAAACTACCTCCTTTTAAACCGACCAAGAAAGTCGTTGAAAAACCCCTTTTCCTTTTTTTCTTTTGTTTGTGGGCCTTGGTAACTGTACCCGGCCATCTCTGCTATATGTGTCGCCATAAGATGAATTTGGTTGTAACTGCGCTCCACTGCGGCAATTTTCCCCTCATAAGTGCCTTTTTTATACTCGCGGGTATTAACTGGAATCAAAGCTTCAATTTTGGGGGCTTTTTTCTTGTCTTTTACGATGATGTTAGTATTAAAGCTTTTTTCAAGTTTTTTCGGCTCTTGCAAATCAGGATCATACATACCAATTATTAAACCAATCTTATCAGGCGAAACCCCATACATTACGTATTTGGGGGCATATACTCTGGCCTCTTCTTCCGTAAATGCATCCTGTGAAAGTATAGAGTAAACCTTATCAGCCCTTTTGAATACTTCTCTAAGCCGCTTATCTTCCCAAAACTCTGGCGCCGTATCTATTAGCACCACAGGAGATGTC
The window above is part of the Desulfofalx alkaliphila DSM 12257 genome. Proteins encoded here:
- a CDS encoding MinD/ParA family ATP-binding protein → MNEAERLKQQIKEMSEYCNAQGIADALRIPVEAVQAILEGKDVEIEKTQNDDQPIIQLKTTTKTRFVRNNIVTAISPGGGKGNTTLLTSLAAAAAINVPNKRPVAILDLAEFPKVPTAYGIRYLEVLENPDILWPSISTWDDSMGYSIDTCAIPHPDLENLYIVPGVMVADNYHELDLNKILKVIELLQRQFEMLFIDLPKNFFLAEKLLPFMDTVLITVTPEYGSLEGVVQLLPTLNKVNKIEQSFIVFNRVGYPGFFDTQECQEMLKNMMKQMPERVGSLPETDSIIKYLNSGKMETVILKEPHSAFAKEVNHILNQLCPHWSIAKPSSGSSDGIASIFKKLLGKKEA